In a single window of the Bactrocera dorsalis isolate Fly_Bdor chromosome 2, ASM2337382v1, whole genome shotgun sequence genome:
- the LOC105229831 gene encoding mucin-19 isoform X2: MYFTNIDGILSPPGPFLTPSPSPSISASPRLQPSPSLSPFQQDVLLVAGNTITSATHDQERKTATPGRRQSLHQFTNGSPNAGTVVFQPSPSQSPAAATSVIGVTAGVGGAAIAANTPAAGNEFNTTLVGSNNIQLNKKGNKRITQQQQQQLLQQQQNQLNQQHHQIFSSAVTPTTCHTASSISNTVAGGYGQSHAAAINTSSSFATANVAGCPKGQAKKAAATVLPTSTSLSQQQQQQFQHYHSSSPLIADSPIPSPSNTITAATIKPSTPQPMQMLQQQFTITGNAPHQTNQPQHTQQVFQIIQGPQGQIVAAPAGQQHTLQQRLIGSNATLQTHVTPTSYSSLSSTTTNTTTKSVKPPQQILPKPQQQPYNDASQQQQQQQQQHKSKLGGGNAATATVHSHTNNMAQMPQISQSPQPQQAQITSGGPGQQQQILLPTGATASLTAQQPLLLNQMPVLVQQNTPQGVQLILRPPTPQLTATPSLVIQNARPQAQLQQQQPQQLLRILGTNGATMQLAAATPTFIVSSQANLIQQTANHIQTIKTNPQNPAITQLTGLHAALSASNQQRSHQPFTTTATINTSHLLGPSVAAQLQNLQLAAAAANGGSITQIQMPNGPSPTTATILSQLPAHFQQSLNNAAAGGSSLINLNQLSGANIQQLAAAAAAAGATFQTPPPPPTSSSANVDMFNAQQNALPSLTHSTSQASQPIRQPTPTLLQSAGITGGTVTINQQQQLSNGQPANSMMNASPANSGATNTSLQAQQQQSSAPQTEPKKKAKPRKKKQTAASAAAAAAVQSPAVTTTAPSPTLQVKNVPNTTPSSTANLITNKFSTPVSMSYSTGVMPQLQFSQTSPQNVKLTFTNSNSNTGPSQTNQPPQQQQEQARPKLDLGNVMKLCGIMEDDDDDEDYMDTMSTHGDRATTPASNATQPPQTPTHATSTSTTQAPAPPNANDIMISIPSQNGTDSLPFTVTIPASAALGGATASSNAGHDTTEPHNIFIKIDQNDTASTPYTISIPRLPTAEEIQQQAQQHLAQQAAAAAAAAAAQQQQQHSNNKIGAATMNFTMSSASNLPQLQAMQPTQAQPQPLFNITAGGASLQLPTSISNPTVATTTSATTTTTTTTATVKPRRKPAVRRNGKKQDNSNVVTNASTVTPSTAAAASITTTTTTTNSVSVMPSLTTAITPAMSSSTGAQVQQQQQQQQQGISTTLSHPASTVTTTTPTTASTLAATVAGAPQVPSQIGNIQISQVDTTKMLPNHNSGCGAVENKIQIMPILDSATGAGGGLHIKATTLAPSSQYQTQHNQQHQQQQLQQQHHQQPQNIIFQPPNSQANVQTHDSPAATIKLTADGRHVQLVAIPQTSGSTATAAASSNQTPTVQQQPTNSMASSSGSANNSIMSTPGLTSATILPPQLTGMPSNVSISVGSPATAAALMPQLTGNLTLTVSEQGERLILRHNASQPQDQQSQLLLQALLKGALPNVTIINEPTKLDNSNNSGSNNNIGATNSTQNNRVGLSATTPQLLPPSSLNSTMHHQHAKTLISTNTGAISKLTIPAQVATAVGAKTPTIQLQFNAGPTSLTSSGATANGTTGPTLQLPQQSPQLQMQQQQQQQQQKTFQQTQQQPNMLNPARTPDMAQLIQQQQPHQQQQPMLPQPPSNALLGAASLAAQSQQRYVSLPKINAATQQIFSLNSETNQITPISPTQTAASIGPTERLLIAPAGINAQQLAQCLQLGQIHFNDVNPLPPSTQPQPTLLGMNTTLSANQQAVQQQQQRLQPPQQQIVHPQPIQPLSNVASGVNTNNSTASTNTVTKQIANVAPIIDQSKAKLEPPRNAASTGAVAKKKPVRKPKATTTAADVASGTAGIKNASVVKPMPKLDPLSQKPNNNPVQIVQPNVASGKQVGATAASNNMTTTTGTNSIQPFQTQQQTTKLVGVTAPMQQLVTSGTAAQQQQQQQLQPSSTASMLLQSPSMRSFVSSANIVGCSTTPTNSSNNSLVSTAITSSNGMTLTSSSTVVAPSFSINTEPPSLSALNSSNNTNVLQQQTQMQVQQQQPTQVQLPQQSPQQPQHTVSRVQTIQLTAQQQQMFKQVQMQIQFLTIKLQHKSLLTSLPLPSDFDPAAIAAYTKPMSDAEINVALQRLYTEQQRILAAGKEMPTPEAYLQMPPIGTGSGITLMTQPPQMQQQQQQQVGVGKSNTSVIPANVVQPNNHSSTMTVTATSMSGAASGQQAQTQAGVTHRIHIYPMQHHQTVQQNKQNQQQQQSKLQSSTVSRGKDNNNSNGKGKNITPTQQQATQNSNSNNISTLMPLSQPKQQPMLVPTSKAPALVFQPQQQQQQQQFMLQKPVLVTSSSASSSAMMNGPPPLVFSSPLIAASAAATATSAANASTATHFATGANGFIQQQQQHVLQQQLHALSQAPTSNLSTLAPSMAPISATTTALTSASHTSTMMTSAAATTTSASHTNNVTCVTTIANATSTTTAAPAHTTTITTTAATGTSIMTTASTTTIDAQANMQLQQSTNSSYALTATTNAPATAMPAPMLGAHLFRREESLSPQPKLARLSLFLRQLELDQQAALNPDYVNPFQNKEEAVKRLIRYHCLYESVEDLPYEDEERFEQTALQYQEKYHKISNKYQKIIIQESTLEHRTSETCQIQQLMIDDLRAEMEHLRNAEREQALYEQQQQQKEINEPKCESLIATTTQELKHEMKAVKDEPEMEGDKADYNSLGAEQKSFEIKTEPNDIGNNKANATGREVAMGGATAETTTAPTIVDKFDLLKHSTSHNTTPNNAANKQQRVLQTEQQQHQQQSDEKHQYDLLPKKEEKRNWHNAGSGEGGSYANNSHFDSFDSEAAKDKLGASNFYANCNKQLNGTIKREIVPSSVACGYVKKEFENFDIESEITPSFIMKKVEHKEVVAAPAPTAANNAKTQNKHGREKNERSNAHEQQQQQKSIASAPSNNSFAAQYLQHNTKQQQLQQQQQLKQQQTQQQQQQQQQDDGWLCLQKELSLITAQNKMMMQLQDQQQMTLQQQQQHSTLNNGQTGQLIDLFPNGCINKNNQLSPSSSDSSQHQLQQQQQQQQNCDQQGVQPASDEPLQNHHQNQGQQQQQQEQQNAHNHMQSSLNEFFDSGDDMADVHKSVETRLEAMFGESPVHLSKNDGSDPHDIEAGLEDIFGDGKSNDDNVDNKSKQQQQQQQQRLWDTELSAANSFMRVTNTQENVLFESEQQQMHLNQQHMQQSMQLNITGNTTRWMQNIDGAFGDFIDNASADCEISRKRRWNAELMAVDADDTLDGAKKICPMSASSSSSGSPISAQQHQSRQHHDSIMEADLLSLHDGIRVEPAAAQMLQMSTQQQGVFCQTQHQAFSNLLDGVGGHHQQHFNNAQQQHSMQQQQSHHPLHSHLQAHMHNNHIGGGDFDDDISRHVQNAIDSILNLQNSESADSLNFSLDHSMGSLLGDSILDDRQQQQASVNCQDGVKRRHHLVDELGDCLISGGGSGPAAGDNASNILLDSSQHHHVQQQQLALLNHNHMQGLQQNNHQHHQQQQQQQQHQPPQQHHHQQQETSQQALLANDFSCVAAGLVDEAVKSIMTS, encoded by the exons ATGTATTTCACTAATATAGatg GAATATTGTCTCCTCCGGGTCCGTTTTTAACGCCCAGTCCTTCGCCATCAATATCTGCTAGTCCACGCTTGCAACCGTCACCCTCATTGTCGCCATTTCAGCAGGATGTGCTACTCGTAGCTGGAAATACAATAACAAGCGCCACACACGATCAG GAAAGAAAAACTGCCACACCGGGACGCAGACAATCGTTGCATCAATTCACTAATGGAAGTCCGAACGCCGGTACCGTTGTATTTCAGCCAAGTCCATCGCAGTCACCAGCGGCAGCGACCAGTGTTATCGGTGTGACAGCCGGTGTGGGTGGTGCAGCGATAGCGGCAAACACACCTGCAGCCGGTAATGAATTCAACACAACCCTTGTTGGATCCAAtaatatacaattaaataaG AAGGGCAATAAGCGCATTActcagcaacagcagcagcagctgctgcagcagcaacaaaatcaACTTAATCAACAGCATCACCAAATATTCAGCAGTGCTGTTACACCAACAACTTGCCACACTGCGTCTTCGATCTCGAATACTGTAGCCGGCGGCTATGGGCAATCACATGCAGCAGCGATCAACACGTCGAGTTCGTTTGCGACAGCAAATGTGGCTGGTTGCCCAAAAGGTCAAGCGAAAAAAGCTGCCGCCACAGTACTACCAACGTCGACGTCGTTaagtcaacagcaacaacaacagttccAACACTATCACAGCAGTAGTCCGCTGATAGCTGACAGTCCAATACCGAGTCCTAGCAATACAATTACCGCCGCCACAATCAAACCGTCAACACCACAACCAATgcaaatgttgcaacaacaattcaCTATAACCGGCAATGCGCCACATCAAACCAATCAGCCACAGCATACGCAACAGGTCTTTCAAATAATCCAAGGGCCACAGGGCCAAATTGTTGCGGCGCCGGCTGGACAACAGCATACGCTGCAGCAACGACTGATAGGCAGCAATGCAACATTGCAAACACATGTGACGCCGACGTCGTACAGCAGCCTTAGCAGTACAACAacgaatacaacaacaaagtccgTCAAACCGCCGCAGCAAATACTGCCGAAGCCACAGCAACAGCCGTACAACGATGCCagtcaacagcagcagcagcaacaacaacaacataaatctAAACTGGGTGGTGGCAATGCAGCGACCGCCACCGTACACAGTCACACAAATAATATGGCACAAATGCCACAGATCTCGCAATCACCACAGCCGCAACAGGCGCAGATCACCTCAGGCGGTCCcgggcagcagcaacaaatccTGCTACCAACAGGCGCCACAGCCAGCCTAACGGCGCAACAGCCGTTGTTGCTCAATCAAATGCCGGTGTTGGTGCAGCAAAATACGCCGCAGGGTGTACAACTAATACTGCGACCACCCACGCCACAGTTGACAGCCACACCCTCACTGGTGATACAGAATGCGCGACCGCAGGCGCagctccaacaacaacagccgcaaCAGCTGCTGCGTATATTAGGTACAAACGGTGCGACCATGCAACTGGCCGCTGCCACTCCCACCTTCATCGTGTCCTCCCAGGCGAACCTCATACAACAGACTGCAAATCATATACAAACGATCAAAACTAATCCTCAAAATCCGGCCATAACGCAGCTGACCGGCTTACATGCAGCCCTCTCGGCGTCAAATCAGCAACGATCTCATCAGCCGTTCACCACAACGGCCACAATAAACACCAGTCATCTGTTGGGGCCCAGCGTGGCGGCACAACTACAAAATCTGCAATTAGCAGCCGCAGCGGCGAACGGTGGCAGCATTACGCAAATTCAAATGCCTAACGGTCCttcaccaacaacagcaacaatacttTCCCAATTGCCAGCGCATTTTCAACAGAGCCTAAACAATGCTGCAGCCGGTGGCAGTTCGCTTATCAATTTGAATCAGTTAAGTGGTGCTAACATACAGCAattggcggcggcggcggcagcggcgGGTGCGACCTTCCAAACGCCACCACCGCCGCCAACTTCTTCCAGCGCTAACGTTGATATGTTCAATGCTCAGCAAAATGCGCTACCAAGTTTGACGCACAGCACATCACAGGCGTCACAGCCAATACGTCAGCCAACACCCACATTGCTGCAGAGCGCCGGCATCACTGGTGGCACAGTCACAAtaaatcaacaacagcaactatcAAATGGACAACCGGCAAATTCGATGATGAACGCTAGCCCAGCAAACAGTGGCGCAACGAATACTTCATTgcaagcacaacaacagcagtcgTCGGCGCCGCAGACTGAACCAAAAAAGAAGGCAAAGCCTCGTAAAAAGAAACAAACCGCCGCAAGCGCAGCAGCAGCGGCTGCAGTACAATCGCCAGCGGTAACAACAACTGCGCCCTCGCCCACCTTGCAAGTAAAAAATGTTCCAAATACAACACCCTCATCGACAGCCAATTTGATCACGAACAAATTCAGCACGCCTGTCAGCATGAGTTACAGCACAGGCGTTATGCCGCAGCTGCAATTCTCACAAACGTCGCCGCAAAATGTGAAACTGACCTTCACCAATAGCAATAGCAACACTGGACCAAGTCAAACTAACCAGCCgccgcaacaacagcaagagcAAGCGCGACCAAAACTCGATCTCGGTAATGTAATGAAACTGTGCGGCATCATGGAGGATGATGACGACGATGAAGATTATATGGACACAATGTCTACACACGGTGATAGAGCTACCACCCCCGCGTCTAACGCAACGCAGCCTCCACAAACACCCACACATGCAACGTCGACATCCACGACTCAAGCGCCAGCACCACCGAACGCCAACGACATAATGATCTCGATACCCAGTCAAAATGGCACCGACTCCTTACCTTTTACCGTGACAATACCTGCCTCAGCCGCGCTAGGAGGTGCAACAGCATCCAGCAATGCTGGTCATGACACGACCGAACCGCACAATATCTTTATTAAAATCGATCAAAATGACACGGCCTCAACGCCATACACAATCTCGATACCACGACTGCCGACTGCGGAGGAAATTCAGCAGCAAGCGCAACAGCATTTGGCACagcaagcagcagcagcagctgcggCGGCCGCagcccaacaacaacagcaacactccAACAATAAAATCGGTGCAGCGACAATGAATTTCACCATGTCGTCTGCCAGCAATCTGCCACAGTTGCAGGCAATGCAGCCGACGCAAGCGCAGCCACAACCGCTCTTCAACATAACAGCTGGCGGCGCCTCACTTCAACTGCCGACGTCTATCAGCAACCCCACAGTAGCAACCACGACATCCGCAAccaccactacaacaacaacaactgcaacggTGAAACCACGACGCAAGCCCGCTGTGCGACGCAATGGTAAAAAGCAAGACAATAGCAATGTCGTCACCAATGCGTCAACTGTAACACCAAGCACTGCAGCGGCCGCatctattacaacaacaactaccacaACTAATAGTGTTTCGGTGATGCCCTCATTGACAACCGCCATAACACCAGCGATGTCGTCATCCACAGGTGCTCAAGttcagcaacagcagcagcaacaacagcagggCATTTCAACTACATTATCCCACCCAGCGTCGACggtgacaacaacaacgccaacaacagcGTCAACATTGGCCGCAACGGTTGCGGGTGCGCCGCAAGTTCCTAGCCAAATTGGCAATATACAAATCTCGCAGGTGGACACAACGAAAATGCTACCAAATCACAATAGCGGCTGTGGTGCTGtggaaaacaaaatacaaattatgcCAATATTGGATAGCGCAACTGGCGCAGGAGGAG GACTCCACATTAAGGCGACAACACTAGCGCCCTCTTCGCAATATCAAACGCAGCACAATCAACAgcaccagcagcaacaactacaacaacaacatcatcaacaaccacaaaatattatatttcaaccACCAAACTCTCAGGCAAATGTACAAACACACGACTCACCTGCCGCCACTATCAAACTAACCGCAGATGGCAGGCACGTACAACTAGTGGCCATACCACAAACATCAGGGTCCACCGCAACAGCGGCGGCTTCATCTAATCAAACACCGACAGTACAACAACAGCCCACCAATTCAATGGCTTCGAGCAGCGGAAGTGCCAATAATAGCATAATGTCGACACCTGGACTTACCAGTGCCACCATACTGCCGCCACAGCTCACCGGCATGCCCAGCAATGTGTCGATATCGGTCGGCTCGCCCGCTACAGCAGCGGCGCTCATGCCACAATTAACCGGCAATCTTACATTGACAGTATCCGAACAAGGCGAACGCCTAATACTGCGACACAATGCCAGCCAGCCGCAAGATCAACAATCGCAGCTTTTGCTGCAGGCTCTACTCAAAGGTGCTCTGCCAAATGTGACAATAATCAATGAGCCAACAAAATTGGACAATAGTAACAacagtggcagcaacaacaatattggTGCAACTAACAGTACGCAGAACAATCGTGTTGGACTGAGTGCAACAACACCACAACTACTGCCGCCAAGTTCTTTGAATAGCACAATGCACCATCAACATGCTAAAACTTTGATTTCCACCAATACGGGTGCCATAAGTAAGCTGACGATACCCGCACAAGTCGCAACAGCTGTGGGAGCAAAAACACCAACAATACAATTACAATTCAATGCTGGGCCAACGTCACTAACGAGTAGTGGCGCCACCGCGAATGGAACGACAGGACCAACGCTTCAATTACCGCAGCAGTCACCACAACTGCAgatgcaacagcagcagcaacaacaacagcagaaaaCGTTTCAGcagacacaacaacaaccaaatatGTTGAACCCCGCGAGAACACCGGATATGGCGCAGCtaatacaacagcaacaaccacatcagcagcaacagccAATGCTGCCACAGCCGCCGAGCAATGCGTTACTAGGTGCCGCATCTTTGGCGGCACAAAGCCAACAACGCTATGTGTCATTGCCGAAAATTAACGCCGCGACGCAACAAATATTCTCCTTAAACAGCGAAACAAATCAGATCACGCCTATTAGTCCGACGCAAACCGCTGCCTCGATCGGTCCCACCGAACGCCTACTGATCGCGCCAGCCGGCATTAATGCTCAGCAATTGGCGCAGTGTCTGCAGTTGGGCCAGATTCACTTTAACGATGTAAATCCACTGCCGCCGAGCACACAGCCGCAGCCGACATTGTTGGGCATGAACACGACGTTAAGCGCTAATCAGCaagcagtgcaacaacaacagcaacgtttGCAGCCACCACAGCAACAAATAGTGCATCCGCAACCCATCCAGCCATTGAGCAATGTAGCCAGCGGCGTGAACACGAACAACTCCACGGCGTCCACAAACACCGTTACCAAGCAGATAGCCAATGTGGCGCCTATCATCGATCAGAGTAAGGCTAAATTGGAACCGCCAAGAAATGCAGCTTCAACAGGCGCAGTTGCAAAGAAGAAGCCCGTGCGTAAACCGAAAGCAACGACGACAGCTGCTGACGTCGCCAGCGGTACAGCGGGCATCAAAAACGCAAGCGTTGTTAAGCCGATGCCAAAGTTAGATCCACTTTCACAAAAGCCAAACAATAATCCAGTGCAAATTGTGCAACCGAATGTTGCCAGCGGTAAACAGGTCGGCGCAACGGCTGCGTCCAAcaatatgacaacaacaacaggcacCAATAGTATACAGCCGTTTcaaacgcaacaacaaacaacaaagttGGTCGGAGTAACTGCGCCCATGCAACAACTGGTCACTTCGGGCACAGCtgcacagcaacagcagcaacaacaacttcaacCCTCAAGCACCGCTTCAATGCTGTTGCAGTCGCCCAGCATGCGTAGCTTCGTCAGTAGCGCCAATATTGTTGGTTGTTCGACCACACcaacaaacagcagcaacaacagccttGTTAGCACTGCCATCACCAGCAGTAACGGTATGACACTGACATCTTCGTCAACTGTTGTGGCGCCAAGTTTCAGTATTAATACCGAGCCACCATCGCTCTCGGCACTCAATTCGTCCAACAACACGAatgtgttgcaacaacaaacacaaatgcaagtgcaacaacaacagccaacaCAAGTGCAACTGCCACAGCAATCGCCGCAACAACCCCAACATACGGTCTCACGTGTGCAAACTATTCAATTgaccgcacaacaacaacaaatgttcaaacaagtgcaaatgcaaatacaattCCTCACCATTAAGCTGCAACACAAGTCGCTGTTAACCTCACTGCCTCTACCGTCAGACTTTGACCCCGCCGCTATTGCTGCATACACCAAACCGATGAGCGACGCCGAAATAAATGTGGCGCTGCAACGGCTATACACCGAGCAGCAACGCATACTGGCAGCCGGCAAGGAGATGCCCACGCCGGAAGCATACCTGCAGATGCCACCCATCGGCACTGGCTCTGGCATAACGTTGATGACGCAACCGccgcaaatgcaacaacaacagcagcaacaggtTGGCGTAGGCAAGTCGAATACTTCGGTCATACCGGCAAATGTGGTGCAGCCCAACAATCACTCGTCCACCATGACTGTAACGGCGACGTCGATGAGCGGTGCCGCATCTGGTCAGCAGGCGCAAACGCAAGCTGGTGTCACACATCGTATTCATATCTACCCGATGCAGCATCATCAAACTGTGCAACAGAACaagcaaaatcaacaacaacaacagtcgaAATTGCAATCCTCAACGGTTTCGCGTGGCAaagacaataacaatagcaacggTAAAGGCAAAAATATCACGCCCACTCAGCAGCAGGCAACGCAAAATTCCAATAGCAACAATATTAGCACACTCATGCCGCTAAGCCAACCGAAGCAGCAGCCAATGCTCGTGCCAACCTCCAAAGCGCCAGCATTAGTCTTTCAAcctcagcagcagcagcagcaacagcaattcATGCTACAAAAGCCAGTATTAGTAACGAGCAGCAGCGCCAGCAGCTCAGCAATGATGAACGGTCCACCGCCACTAGTGTTCTCTAGTCCATTAATCGCTGCCTCAGCGGCGGCAACAGCAACCAGTGCGGCCAATGCATCCACAGCCACGCATTTTGCAACAGGCGCAAACGGtttcatacaacaacaacaacagcatgtgTTACAACAGCAGCTACACGCGTTATCACAGGCACCCACCAGCAACTTGTCAACGCTAGCGCCTAGCATGGCACCCataagcgcaacaacaacagcacttaCCAGCGCCAGCCACACAAGCACAATGATGACATccgcagcggcaacaacaacatctgccTCGCATACGAACAATGTCACATGCGTGACAACAATTGCTAATGCaacgtcaacaacaacagcagcgccaGCGCACACcaccacaataacaacaaccgcGGCGACGGGAACGTCAATTATGACAACCgcaagtacaacaacaatagatgCTCAGGCAAATATGCAACTACAGCAGAGCACGAACAGCTCTTACGCGCTCACCGCCACCACCAATGCGCCCGCAACCGCCATGCCCGCCCCCATGCTGGGCGCTCACCTGTTCAGACGCGAGGAGAGTTTATCGCCGCAGCCGAAACTTGCACGCCTTTCTTT GTTTCTGCGTCAATTGGAGTTGGATCAGCAGGCCGCCTTAAATCCCGACTATGTCAATCCGTTTCAGAACAAAGAAGAGGCTGTCAAACGGCTTATAag ATATCACTGCTTGTATGAAAGTGTCGAGGACTTACCCTATGAAGATGAGGAGCGTTTCGAACAGACAGCGTTGCAGTATCAAGAGAAATAccacaaaatttcaaacaaatatcaaaagatTATAATACAAGAATCAACG CTGGAGCATCGCACATCTGAGACCTGTCAAATTCAACAGCTGATGATTGATGACTTGAGGGCTGAAATGGAGCACTTACGAAACGCTGAACGCGAACAGGCCCTCTAcgaacaacagcagcaacaaaaagaaattaatgaaccCAAGTGTGAATCCCTGATAGCCACAACAACACAGGAGCTAAAACATGAAATGAAAGCTGTAAAAGACGAGCCGGAAATGGAGGGCGATAAGGCAGACTATAACAGCCTTGGCGCTGAACAAAAATCGTTTGAAATAAAAACCGAACCTAACGACATtggcaacaacaaagcgaaCGCAACAGGTAGGGAGGTCGCAATGGGGGGAGCGAcagcagaaacaacaacagcgccaacAATTGTGGACAAATTTGATTTGCTGAAGCATAGTACGAGCCATAACACTACGCCAAATAATGCAGCCAACAAACAGCAGCGTGTGCTGCAGaccgaacaacaacaacaccaacagcagtCGGATGAGAAGCACCAGTATGACTTGCTACCGAAGAAAGAGGAGAAGCGCAACTGGCACAATGCGGGCAGCGGTGAAGGTGGGTCCTACGCGAACAATTCGCATTTCGATTCATTCGACTCAGAGGCAGCTAAAGACAAATTAGGCGCGTCCAATTTCTATGCAAACTGTAACAAACAGCTGAACGGGACAATCAAACGTGAAATCGTGCCCTCGTCGGTTGCTTGTGGTTATGTCAAGAAGGAGTTTGAGAATTTTGATATAGAATCGGAAATAACACCGAGTTTCATTATGAAGAAGGTCGAGCATAAAGAAGTGGTGGCAGCGCCGGCCCCAACGGCAGCAAACAACGCCAAAACTCAAAACAAGCACGGCCGTGAGAAGAATGAGCGCAGCAATGCGCatgagcagcaacaacaacaaaagtcaatCGCTAGCGCGCCGAGCAATAACAGCTTTGCTGCACAATACTTGCAGCACAacacaaagcaacaacagctgcaacagcaacagcagttaaaacagcaacaaacacagcagcagcagcagcaacaacaacaggatgACGGTTGGCTTTGCTTGCAGAAAGAGTTGAGTCTTATCACCGCCCAAAATAAAATGATGATGCAGCTGCAAGATCAACAACAAATGactttgcaacaacaacagcaacactctACACTTAACAACGGCCAAACTGGACAGCTAATAGATCTCTTCCCCAATGGCTGcatcaacaaaaacaatcagTTGAGCCCCAGCAGTAGCGACTCTAGCCAACaccagctgcaacaacaacaacagcagcagcagaacTGTGATCAGCAAGGGGTGCAGCCCGCAAGCGACGAGCCACTGCAGAATCATCACCAAAACCAAggccaacagcaacagcagcaagaacaacaaaatgcgCACAATCACATGCAATCGTCACTGAACGAGTTCTTCGACTCCGGCGATGACATGGCCGATGTGCATAAGTCTGTGGAGACCCGACTGGAGGCGATGTTCGGTGAGTCACCAGTGCATTTGAGCAAAAACGATGGCAGCGACCCGCATGACATTGAGGCTGGACTCGAGGATATTTTCGGCGATGGCAAATCTAACGATGACAATGTTGACAACAAATcgaagcaacagcaacaacaacagcagcaacgttTGTGGGACACCGAGCTAAGTGCGGCGAACAGTTTTATGCGCGTCACAAACACGCAGGAGAATGTGCTCTTCGAAAGTGAGCAACAACAGATGCATCTAAATCAGCAGCACATGCAACAGAGCATGCAGTTGAACATTACCGGCAACACAACGCGTTGGATGCAAAACATCGACGGAGCCTTCGGTGATTTCATAGACAATGCCAGCGCGGACTGCGAGATTTCGCGCAAAAGACGTTGGAATGCCGAATTGATGGCGGTCGACGCGGACGACACGCTCgatggtgcgaagaaaatctgTCCCATGTCCGCATCGTCAAGCTCATCGGGCTCACCGATATCCGCGCAGCAACATCAATCGCGCCAGCATCACGACAGTATTATGGAGGCCGATCTGTTGTCACTGCACGACGGCATACGCGTAGAACCAGCCGCCGCGCAGATGCTGCAGATGTCCACGCAACAACAGGGCGTCTTCTGTCAAACGCAGCATCAAGCATTCAGCAACCTGTTGGACGGTGTCGGCGGCCATCATCAACAGCATTTTAACAACGCGCAACAACAGCacagcatgcaacaacaacaatcgcacCATCCACTGCACTCCCACCTGCAGGCGCATATGCACAACAATCACATTGGTGGCGGCGACTTCGATGACGACATCAG